From one Streptomyces chromofuscus genomic stretch:
- a CDS encoding potassium-transporting ATPase subunit C, with amino-acid sequence MNNSLVNTGRLFGAGLRALLVLTVLTGILYPLAVTGVGQALFNDKANGSEITSAGKVVGSSLIGQQNYGLDYFQPRPAGGLGENSVNTQYELLLSGATNRSGDNAELIQMVKEAKAKVVKDNSTADYKVTPSQVPADAVLSSGSGLDPDISPQYAELQVHRVAERNDLSVADVQKLVDRHVQGRTLGFIGEPRVNVLELNIALKGLVANSG; translated from the coding sequence ATGAACAACTCCCTTGTGAACACCGGCCGGTTGTTCGGGGCGGGCCTGCGGGCGCTCCTCGTGCTGACCGTGCTCACCGGCATCCTCTATCCGCTGGCCGTCACAGGCGTGGGCCAGGCGCTGTTCAACGACAAGGCGAACGGCTCGGAGATCACGTCGGCCGGCAAGGTCGTCGGCTCCTCGTTGATCGGCCAACAGAACTACGGCCTGGACTACTTCCAGCCGCGCCCCGCCGGCGGACTCGGTGAGAACAGCGTCAACACCCAGTACGAGCTGCTCCTGTCCGGCGCGACGAACCGCTCCGGCGACAACGCCGAACTCATCCAGATGGTCAAGGAAGCCAAGGCCAAGGTCGTCAAGGACAACTCCACGGCCGACTACAAGGTCACGCCGTCCCAGGTGCCCGCCGACGCGGTGCTGTCCTCCGGTTCCGGACTGGACCCGGACATCTCCCCGCAGTACGCAGAGCTCCAGGTCCACCGGGTTGCGGAGCGCAACGACCTGTCCGTCGCCGACGTGCAGAAACTGGTGGACCGGCACGTCCAGGGCCGCACCCTCGGCTTCATCGGCGAGCCCCGGGTGAACGTCCTGGAACTCAACATCGCGCTCAAGGGACTTGTGGCGAACAGCGGTTGA
- a CDS encoding ABC transporter permease, translating into MRKSAATLEGGRTRTGPRPRTVPLALLLPALLGLAFLLLPLVALLIRTPWSTLPGQLTSPGVWQALRLSLVCATMATALSLVIGVPLAWLLARTDFPGRGLVRALVTLPLVLPPVVGGVALLLALGRNGVVGQWLDAWFGITLPFTTAGVVIAETFVAMPFLVISVEGTLRAADPRYEEAATTLGASRFTAFRRVTLPLIAPGIAAGSVLAWARALGEFGATITFAGNFPGRTQTMPLAVYLALQNDPAAAIALSLVLLTVSIAVLAALKDRWITPS; encoded by the coding sequence ATGAGGAAGTCCGCCGCCACCCTGGAGGGCGGTCGCACCCGCACGGGACCGCGTCCGCGGACGGTACCGCTCGCCCTGCTCCTGCCCGCCCTGCTGGGCCTGGCGTTCCTGCTGCTCCCGCTCGTCGCCCTCCTCATCCGCACACCGTGGAGCACCCTGCCCGGACAGCTCACCAGCCCCGGCGTCTGGCAGGCCCTGCGGCTCTCCCTGGTCTGCGCCACGATGGCGACCGCGCTGAGCCTGGTCATCGGCGTCCCGCTGGCCTGGCTGTTGGCCCGCACGGACTTCCCCGGCCGCGGCCTGGTCCGGGCCCTGGTGACCCTGCCGCTGGTCCTGCCGCCGGTGGTCGGCGGCGTGGCCCTCCTCCTCGCGCTCGGCCGCAACGGCGTGGTCGGGCAGTGGCTCGACGCGTGGTTCGGGATCACCCTGCCGTTCACGACGGCGGGCGTGGTGATCGCGGAGACGTTCGTGGCGATGCCGTTCCTCGTCATCAGCGTCGAGGGCACCCTGCGCGCCGCCGACCCCCGCTACGAGGAGGCGGCCACGACCCTGGGCGCCTCCCGCTTCACGGCGTTCCGCCGCGTCACCCTGCCCCTGATCGCCCCCGGCATCGCGGCGGGCTCGGTCCTGGCCTGGGCCCGCGCCCTCGGCGAGTTCGGCGCGACGATCACCTTCGCCGGCAACTTCCCCGGCCGCACCCAGACCATGCCCCTTGCGGTCTACCTGGCCCTCCAGAACGACCCGGCGGCGGCGATCGCCCTCAGCCTGGTCCTCCTCACGGTCTCCATCGCCGTACTCGCAGCCCTCAAGGACCGCTGGATCACGCCCTCATGA
- the modA gene encoding molybdate ABC transporter substrate-binding protein, whose protein sequence is MQTLSTRRSRRTLRAGGAGAALLLALSACASSSDTNATAKSGSSAAAPANPSGTVTVFAAASLEEGFTKLGERFEQRHPGTKVTFSFGGSDSLAASITGGAPADVFASASPKTMKVVTDAGGTSGTPATFVRNQLEIATLPGNPDNISSLKDLTQSGLKVVLCDESVPCGAAARKALDAGKLKLTPVSYEQDVKSALTKVELKEADAAVVYKTDVRAAGDKVEGVDFPESADAVNDYPIALLEDAPNAEAAQAFIDLVKSADGQKVLTEAGFLEP, encoded by the coding sequence GTGCAGACCCTGTCCACCCGCCGGAGCCGCCGCACCCTTCGGGCGGGCGGCGCGGGAGCCGCCCTGCTGCTCGCCCTGAGCGCCTGCGCCTCCTCGTCCGACACGAACGCCACCGCGAAGTCGGGTTCCTCCGCCGCGGCCCCCGCGAACCCCTCCGGCACGGTCACCGTCTTCGCCGCCGCCTCCCTCGAGGAGGGCTTCACGAAGCTGGGCGAGCGGTTCGAGCAGCGGCACCCGGGGACGAAGGTCACCTTCAGCTTCGGTGGCAGCGACTCGCTGGCCGCGAGCATCACGGGCGGCGCCCCGGCGGACGTCTTCGCGTCGGCCAGCCCCAAGACGATGAAGGTCGTCACCGACGCCGGCGGCACGTCCGGCACCCCCGCCACCTTCGTCCGCAACCAGCTGGAGATCGCCACCCTGCCGGGCAACCCCGACAACATCTCCTCCCTCAAGGACCTCACCCAGTCCGGTCTGAAGGTCGTCCTGTGCGACGAGTCCGTGCCGTGCGGCGCCGCCGCCAGGAAGGCACTGGACGCCGGCAAGCTCAAGCTCACGCCGGTCTCCTACGAGCAGGACGTCAAGAGCGCCCTGACGAAGGTCGAGCTGAAGGAGGCCGACGCCGCCGTCGTCTACAAGACCGACGTGCGGGCGGCCGGTGACAAGGTGGAGGGCGTGGACTTCCCCGAGTCGGCCGACGCCGTCAACGACTACCCGATCGCCCTGCTCGAGGACGCGCCCAACGCCGAGGCGGCGCAGGCCTTCATCGACCTGGTGAAGTCGGCCGACGGCCAGAAGGTGCTGACCGAGGCCGGGTTCCTCGAGCCATGA
- the kdpA gene encoding potassium-transporting ATPase subunit KdpA has protein sequence MGPVLAGVLQLVALTGALAIAYVPLGTYMAKVYSSGRHWRVERWIYKGIGANPDAEMRWTAYLRGLLAFSAAGVLFLYLLQRLQGVLPGSLGFASIDPDQAFNTAVSFVTNTNWQSYYGEQAMGHVVQTAGLAVQNFVSAAVGMAVAVALVRGFARPRSGELGNFWADMVRGVTRVLLPLAFVAAIVLVACGAIQNFSGIHEVGQFLGGSQQWNGGAVASQEAIKELGTNGGGYFNANSAHPFENPTPFSNLFEIFLILVIPFSLTRTFGVMVGSVKQGYAILATMATIWIAFIGLMWWTEFAHRAPAFEIAGAAMEGKEVRFGVGASSVFAVSTTLTSTGAVDSFHSSFTGLGGGITMLGMMLGEIAPGGVGSGLYGILIMAVIAVFIAGLMVGRTPEYLGKKIGTREIKLAACYLLITPALVLVLTAFAMALPTPPHSMLNSGAHGFSEILYAYTSAANNNGSAFAGLNADTQWFNTTLGIAMLLGRFVPMVFVLALAGSLGEQKPVPVTAGTLRTEKPLFTGLLVGAILIITGLTYFPALALGPVAEGLAS, from the coding sequence ATGGGTCCCGTACTCGCAGGCGTCCTCCAGCTGGTCGCCCTGACAGGCGCCCTGGCGATCGCCTACGTCCCCCTCGGCACCTACATGGCCAAGGTCTACTCCTCCGGCCGGCACTGGCGTGTCGAGCGGTGGATCTACAAGGGCATCGGCGCCAACCCCGACGCCGAGATGCGCTGGACCGCGTACCTGCGCGGTCTGCTCGCCTTCTCGGCGGCCGGTGTTCTCTTCCTCTACCTGCTGCAGCGGCTCCAGGGCGTGCTGCCCGGCTCGCTCGGCTTCGCCTCGATCGACCCGGACCAGGCGTTCAACACCGCCGTGTCCTTCGTCACCAACACCAACTGGCAGTCGTACTACGGCGAACAGGCCATGGGCCACGTCGTGCAGACCGCCGGTCTGGCGGTGCAGAACTTCGTCTCCGCCGCCGTCGGCATGGCCGTCGCGGTGGCGCTGGTACGGGGGTTCGCCCGCCCCCGCAGTGGCGAACTGGGCAACTTCTGGGCCGACATGGTCCGCGGCGTCACCCGCGTCCTGCTGCCGCTGGCGTTCGTCGCCGCGATCGTGCTGGTCGCCTGCGGTGCCATCCAGAACTTCTCCGGCATCCACGAGGTCGGTCAGTTCCTGGGCGGCTCGCAGCAGTGGAACGGCGGTGCCGTCGCCTCGCAGGAGGCCATCAAGGAGCTGGGCACGAACGGTGGCGGCTACTTCAACGCCAACTCCGCCCACCCCTTCGAGAACCCGACGCCGTTCTCCAACCTGTTCGAGATCTTCCTGATCCTGGTGATCCCGTTCTCGCTGACCCGCACCTTCGGTGTCATGGTCGGCTCGGTGAAGCAGGGCTACGCGATCCTCGCGACCATGGCCACCATCTGGATCGCCTTCATCGGCCTGATGTGGTGGACCGAGTTCGCCCACCGCGCCCCGGCCTTCGAGATCGCCGGTGCCGCGATGGAGGGCAAGGAGGTCCGCTTCGGCGTCGGCGCCTCGTCGGTCTTCGCCGTGTCGACCACGCTCACCTCGACCGGTGCCGTGGACTCCTTCCACTCCTCCTTCACCGGCCTCGGCGGCGGGATCACCATGCTCGGCATGATGCTGGGCGAGATCGCGCCCGGCGGTGTCGGCTCCGGCCTCTACGGCATCCTGATCATGGCGGTCATCGCGGTGTTCATCGCGGGTCTGATGGTCGGCCGCACACCCGAATACCTGGGCAAGAAGATCGGCACTCGCGAGATCAAACTGGCGGCCTGCTACCTCCTCATCACCCCGGCGCTGGTCCTCGTCCTCACCGCCTTCGCGATGGCGCTGCCGACCCCGCCGCACTCGATGCTCAACTCCGGCGCGCACGGATTCTCCGAGATCCTGTACGCCTACACCTCCGCCGCGAACAACAACGGCTCGGCTTTCGCCGGTCTGAACGCGGACACGCAGTGGTTCAACACCACCCTCGGCATCGCGATGCTGCTCGGCCGGTTCGTGCCGATGGTGTTCGTGCTGGCGCTGGCCGGTTCGCTCGGCGAGCAGAAGCCGGTCCCGGTCACCGCGGGCACCCTGCGCACCGAGAAGCCGCTGTTCACCGGCCTGTTGGTGGGCGCAATCCTGATCATCACCGGTCTGACGTACTTCCCGGCCCTCGCGCTCGGGCCCGTGGCCGAGGGGCTGGCGTCATGA
- a CDS encoding APC family permease, which produces MAPTEHPAPGRLRAWMLEGLSDMGRAGGHQGPHAAPAPAHEGRPWYRVMCLTGVDYFSTLGYQPGIAALAAGLLSPVATVVLVIVTLAGALPVYRRVAEESPHGQGSIAMLERLLTFWKGKLFVLTLLGFAATDFLITITLSAADASTHLIENPHLNEVLHDQQMLITLVLIALLGAVFLKGFLEAIGVAVALVAAYLALNAVVVVVGLWHIATGSHVVTDWSHALTADHGNVFVMIGVALIVFPKLALGLSGFETGVAVMPHVKGDIGDTEQHPKGRIHGTKKLLTTAALIMSCFLITTSFITTLLIPAREFEEGGQANGRALAFLAHEYLGNAFGTVYDVSTIAILWFAGASAMAGLLNLMPRYLPRYGMAPHWARAVRPMVIVFTLVAFLVTWIFNADVDAQGGAYATGVLVLISSAAIAVTIAARRAAERHWTIAFGVISTVFVYTTVVNVIERPDGVKIGACFIAGIMILSLASRLARAFELRVTSVTLDPMAERFVRDIASRKIRFIANEPENRDIADYRAKVEQIRRDTDVAAQEDFVFVEVTVTDPSEFEAGLTVHGTVMHDRYRVLTLESSSVPNALAALLLHVRDTTGRTPHIYFEWTEGNPFANFLRFFLFGQGEVAPVTREVLREAEPDVTRRPRVHTG; this is translated from the coding sequence ATGGCCCCGACCGAACACCCCGCGCCCGGCCGCCTGCGCGCCTGGATGCTGGAGGGGCTGTCCGACATGGGCAGGGCCGGCGGCCACCAGGGCCCGCACGCCGCACCGGCGCCCGCTCACGAGGGCCGGCCCTGGTACCGGGTGATGTGCCTGACCGGCGTCGACTACTTCTCCACCCTCGGCTACCAGCCCGGCATCGCCGCCCTCGCCGCTGGCCTGCTCTCGCCCGTCGCGACCGTGGTGCTGGTGATCGTCACCCTGGCGGGCGCCCTGCCCGTGTACCGGAGAGTGGCCGAGGAGAGCCCGCACGGCCAGGGCTCGATCGCGATGCTGGAACGCCTGCTCACCTTCTGGAAGGGCAAGCTGTTCGTCCTCACCCTGCTGGGCTTCGCCGCCACGGACTTCCTCATCACCATCACGCTCTCGGCCGCGGACGCGTCCACCCACCTGATCGAGAACCCGCACCTGAACGAGGTCCTGCACGACCAGCAGATGCTGATCACCCTGGTGCTGATCGCCCTGCTCGGCGCGGTGTTCCTCAAGGGCTTCCTGGAGGCGATCGGCGTCGCGGTGGCCCTCGTGGCCGCCTACCTCGCACTGAACGCGGTCGTCGTCGTGGTCGGCCTCTGGCACATCGCCACCGGGAGCCACGTCGTCACGGACTGGTCCCACGCCCTGACCGCCGACCACGGCAACGTCTTCGTGATGATCGGCGTGGCCCTGATCGTGTTCCCGAAACTCGCCCTCGGCCTCTCCGGCTTCGAGACCGGCGTCGCCGTGATGCCCCACGTCAAGGGCGACATCGGCGACACCGAGCAGCACCCGAAGGGCCGGATCCACGGCACCAAGAAGCTTCTCACCACCGCCGCCCTGATCATGAGCTGCTTCCTGATCACGACCAGCTTCATCACCACCCTGCTCATCCCGGCGCGCGAGTTCGAGGAGGGCGGCCAGGCCAACGGCCGTGCGCTGGCGTTTCTGGCGCACGAGTACCTCGGCAACGCCTTCGGCACGGTGTACGACGTCTCGACCATCGCCATCCTGTGGTTCGCCGGCGCCTCGGCGATGGCGGGACTGCTCAACCTGATGCCCCGCTACCTCCCCCGCTACGGCATGGCCCCGCACTGGGCGCGGGCGGTCCGCCCCATGGTCATCGTGTTCACCCTGGTCGCCTTCCTGGTCACCTGGATCTTCAACGCCGACGTCGACGCGCAGGGCGGCGCGTACGCCACCGGCGTGCTGGTGCTGATCAGCTCCGCCGCGATCGCGGTGACCATCGCCGCGCGCAGAGCCGCAGAACGGCACTGGACCATCGCCTTCGGGGTGATCTCGACGGTGTTCGTCTACACCACGGTCGTGAACGTCATCGAGCGCCCGGACGGTGTGAAGATCGGCGCCTGCTTCATCGCGGGCATCATGATCCTTTCCCTGGCGTCCCGGCTGGCCCGGGCCTTCGAGCTGCGGGTCACCAGCGTGACGCTGGACCCCATGGCGGAACGGTTCGTCCGGGACATCGCCAGCCGCAAGATCCGTTTCATCGCGAACGAGCCCGAGAACCGCGACATCGCCGACTACCGCGCCAAGGTCGAGCAGATCCGCCGGGACACCGACGTCGCCGCCCAGGAGGACTTCGTCTTCGTGGAGGTCACGGTGACCGACCCGTCCGAGTTCGAGGCCGGCCTCACGGTCCACGGCACGGTCATGCACGACCGGTACCGGGTCCTGACCCTCGAGTCCTCCTCCGTCCCCAACGCCCTCGCCGCCCTGCTCCTGCACGTCCGCGACACCACGGGCCGCACCCCGCACATCTACTTCGAATGGACCGAGGGCAACCCGTTCGCCAACTTCCTGCGCTTCTTCCTCTTCGGTCAGGGCGAGGTGGCCCCGGTCACCCGAGAGGTCCTGCGCGAGGCGGAACCGGACGTGACCCGGCGACCGCGGGTGCATACGGGGTGA
- a CDS encoding ABC transporter ATP-binding protein — translation MTDVDDTTPTRPRTEGLHAHLVVDHPPFRLDITLTATPGEVVALLGPNGAGKTTALRALAGLTPLTAGDLHLDGTDLHDTPPESRPIGVVFQDYLLFPHLTALDNVAFGPRCHGATKPQARAEAAAWLARMGLTAHASARPRHLSGGQAQRVALARALATRPRLLLLDEPLAALDARTRLEVRAQLRRHLADFEAVAVLVTHDPLDAMVLADRLIVVEHGSVVQEGTPSEIARRPRTDYVAQLVGLNLYKGTAEGHTVHLEAGPALTTTEDLKGAVFVAFPPSAVTLYRDRPTASSARNLWRCEVAGLETHGDQIRAALTGELPLTADLTTVAAAELDLHPGALVWAAVKATQTHAYPA, via the coding sequence ATGACCGACGTCGACGACACGACACCCACCCGCCCCCGCACGGAGGGCCTGCACGCCCACCTGGTCGTCGACCACCCCCCCTTCCGGCTGGACATCACGCTCACCGCCACGCCCGGCGAAGTGGTGGCCCTCCTGGGTCCCAACGGCGCGGGCAAGACCACCGCCCTGCGCGCCCTGGCCGGCCTGACTCCCCTCACCGCCGGCGACCTCCACCTGGACGGCACCGACCTGCACGACACACCCCCCGAGTCCCGCCCGATCGGCGTCGTCTTCCAGGACTACCTCCTCTTCCCCCACCTCACGGCCCTGGACAACGTCGCCTTCGGCCCCCGCTGTCACGGCGCCACCAAGCCACAGGCCCGCGCCGAGGCAGCCGCATGGCTGGCCCGCATGGGCCTGACCGCCCACGCCTCCGCGAGACCCCGGCATCTCTCCGGCGGCCAGGCTCAACGCGTCGCCCTCGCCCGCGCCCTGGCCACCCGGCCCCGGCTGCTCCTCCTGGACGAACCGCTCGCCGCCCTCGACGCCCGCACCCGTCTGGAGGTGCGCGCCCAACTCCGACGCCACCTCGCCGACTTCGAGGCGGTGGCCGTACTCGTCACCCACGACCCGCTGGACGCCATGGTCCTGGCCGACCGCCTGATCGTCGTCGAACACGGCAGCGTCGTCCAGGAGGGCACCCCCTCCGAGATCGCTCGCCGCCCCCGCACCGACTACGTGGCCCAGCTGGTCGGCCTCAACCTCTACAAGGGCACCGCCGAGGGCCACACGGTCCACCTGGAAGCCGGCCCCGCGCTCACCACGACCGAGGACCTGAAGGGCGCCGTCTTCGTCGCCTTCCCCCCGAGCGCGGTGACCCTCTACCGCGACCGCCCCACCGCCTCCAGCGCCCGCAACCTCTGGCGCTGCGAGGTCGCCGGCCTGGAGACCCACGGCGACCAGATCCGCGCCGCCCTCACCGGCGAACTCCCCCTCACCGCCGACCTCACCACGGTCGCCGCCGCGGAACTCGACCTGCACCCCGGCGCCTTGGTCTGGGCCGCGGTCAAGGCCACCCAGACACACGCCTACCCCGCCTGA
- the kdpF gene encoding K(+)-transporting ATPase subunit F, giving the protein MTAENVVGLVVAVALLGYLVLALIFPERF; this is encoded by the coding sequence GTGACCGCCGAAAACGTCGTCGGCCTGGTCGTGGCCGTCGCCCTGCTGGGCTATCTCGTCCTCGCCCTGATCTTCCCGGAGAGGTTCTGA
- the kdpB gene encoding potassium-transporting ATPase subunit KdpB: MTTRTANQEDSMSTATPTRAPHSDLPTGHKTSEARVGAGLFDPKQLVKSLPDAFRKLDPRVMIKSPVMFVVLVGSVLTTVFSFTDPTDWFGWTISAWLWLTVIFANLAEAVAEGRGKAQADTLRRAKTDSVARKVDGTVVPGTELKVGDLVVCKAGDVIPGDGDVVEGVASVDESAITGESAPVIRESGGDRSAVTGGTKVLSDRIVIKITTRPGDTFIDRMIRLVEGAARQKTPNEIALNILLASLTIAFLLAVATLPPFADYAGTRLTMVVLVALLVCLIPTTIGALLSAIGIAGMDRLVQRNVLAMSGRAVEAAGDVSTLLLDKTGTITLGNRQASEFVPVSGATDAELADAAQLSSLADETPEGRSVVVLAKAKYGLRERHQGELAGAEWIEFTAQTRMSGVNVDGRRIRKGAAGSVIAWVEERGGEVAEDADRLANRISEAGGTPLLVAVEDGAGARILGVIHLKDVVKDGMRERFDELRRMGIRTVMITGDNPLTAKAIAEEAGVDDFLAEATPEDKMALIKREQAGGKLVAMTGDGTNDAPALAQADVGVAMNTGTSAAKEAGNMVDLDSNPTKLIEIVEIGKQLLITRGALTTFSIANDVAKYFAIIPALFAAVHPGLDKLNIMQLSSPDSAILSAVVFNALIIIALVPLALRGVQYRPVSADRMLRRNLGIYGLGGLTAPFVGIKLVDMLISLIPGIG; the protein is encoded by the coding sequence ATGACCACTCGTACTGCGAATCAAGAGGACTCCATGTCCACAGCCACTCCGACCCGGGCGCCGCACAGTGACCTGCCGACCGGGCACAAGACCTCCGAAGCCCGTGTCGGCGCGGGTCTGTTCGATCCCAAGCAGCTGGTCAAGTCGCTGCCGGACGCCTTCCGCAAGCTCGACCCGCGGGTGATGATCAAGTCTCCCGTGATGTTCGTGGTGCTGGTCGGGTCCGTGCTGACCACCGTGTTCTCCTTCACGGACCCGACCGACTGGTTCGGCTGGACCATCAGCGCCTGGCTCTGGCTGACCGTGATCTTCGCCAACCTGGCGGAGGCGGTCGCCGAGGGCCGCGGCAAGGCGCAGGCGGACACCCTGCGCAGGGCCAAGACGGACTCCGTGGCACGCAAGGTCGACGGGACCGTGGTGCCGGGCACCGAGCTGAAGGTCGGCGACCTGGTCGTCTGCAAGGCCGGGGACGTCATCCCCGGTGACGGCGACGTCGTCGAGGGTGTCGCCTCGGTCGACGAGTCGGCCATCACCGGTGAGTCGGCGCCGGTCATCCGGGAGTCCGGCGGCGACCGCAGCGCGGTCACCGGCGGCACGAAGGTGCTCTCCGACCGGATCGTCATCAAGATCACCACAAGGCCGGGCGACACCTTCATCGACCGGATGATCCGCCTGGTCGAGGGCGCGGCACGGCAGAAGACGCCGAACGAGATCGCGCTGAACATCCTGCTGGCCTCGCTCACGATCGCCTTCCTGCTGGCGGTCGCGACCCTGCCGCCGTTCGCGGACTACGCGGGCACCCGACTGACGATGGTCGTGCTGGTCGCGCTGCTGGTCTGCCTCATCCCGACCACCATCGGCGCCCTGCTCTCCGCGATCGGCATCGCCGGCATGGACCGCCTGGTGCAGCGCAATGTGCTCGCCATGTCGGGTCGCGCGGTCGAGGCCGCCGGTGACGTATCCACGCTGCTGCTGGACAAGACCGGCACCATCACGCTGGGCAACCGGCAGGCGTCGGAGTTCGTGCCGGTGAGCGGCGCCACCGACGCCGAGCTCGCGGACGCCGCCCAGCTGTCGTCGCTGGCCGACGAGACGCCCGAGGGCCGCTCCGTCGTCGTACTGGCGAAGGCGAAGTACGGCCTGCGCGAACGGCACCAGGGCGAGCTGGCGGGCGCCGAGTGGATCGAGTTCACCGCCCAGACCCGGATGTCGGGTGTGAACGTCGACGGACGCAGGATCCGCAAGGGCGCGGCCGGTTCGGTGATCGCCTGGGTCGAGGAGCGCGGCGGCGAGGTCGCCGAGGACGCGGACAGGCTCGCCAACAGGATCTCCGAGGCGGGCGGTACGCCGCTCCTGGTCGCGGTCGAGGACGGCGCCGGGGCCCGGATCCTGGGCGTCATCCACCTCAAGGACGTCGTCAAGGACGGCATGCGCGAGCGGTTCGACGAGCTGCGCCGCATGGGCATCAGGACCGTCATGATCACCGGTGACAACCCGCTCACCGCCAAGGCGATCGCCGAGGAAGCGGGCGTCGACGACTTCCTCGCGGAGGCGACGCCCGAGGACAAGATGGCGCTGATCAAGCGGGAGCAGGCCGGCGGCAAGCTGGTCGCGATGACCGGTGACGGCACGAACGACGCCCCCGCGCTGGCGCAGGCGGACGTCGGTGTGGCGATGAACACCGGCACGTCGGCCGCCAAGGAAGCCGGCAACATGGTCGACCTCGACTCCAACCCGACCAAGCTCATCGAGATCGTCGAGATCGGCAAGCAGTTGCTGATCACGCGCGGCGCGCTGACGACGTTCTCCATCGCCAACGACGTCGCGAAGTACTTCGCGATCATCCCGGCGCTGTTCGCGGCCGTCCACCCGGGCCTGGACAAGCTGAACATCATGCAGCTGTCCTCGCCGGACTCGGCGATCCTGTCGGCAGTCGTCTTCAATGCGCTGATCATCATCGCGCTGGTGCCGCTGGCCCTGCGGGGCGTGCAGTACCGGCCGGTGAGCGCCGACCGGATGCTCCGCCGCAACCTCGGGATCTACGGCCTGGGCGGGCTGACAGCCCCGTTCGTCGGCATCAAGCTCGTCGACATGCTCATCTCGCTGATCCCCGGGATCGGGTGA
- a CDS encoding TOBE domain-containing protein: MHSYTIGQAARLLGVSPDTARRWADAGRVATHRDDSGRRLIDGRDLAAFSVELARTGSGEEEPPYTSARNAFPGIVTAIKLGDVAAQVEIQAGPHRLVSLLTREAVEELGLEVGMEATARVKSTNVHIDRA, encoded by the coding sequence ATGCACTCCTACACGATCGGCCAGGCCGCACGGCTCCTCGGCGTGAGCCCCGACACCGCACGCCGCTGGGCGGACGCGGGCCGGGTCGCCACCCACCGCGACGACAGCGGACGTCGGCTCATCGACGGCCGCGACCTGGCCGCGTTCTCGGTCGAACTCGCCCGGACGGGAAGCGGCGAGGAGGAGCCCCCGTACACCTCGGCCCGCAACGCCTTCCCCGGCATCGTGACCGCGATCAAGCTCGGCGACGTCGCCGCCCAGGTCGAGATCCAGGCCGGCCCGCACCGCCTGGTCTCGCTCCTCACCCGCGAGGCCGTCGAGGAGCTGGGCCTGGAGGTCGGCATGGAAGCCACGGCCCGCGTGAAGTCGACGAACGTGCACATCGACCGCGCCTGA